The Marinobacter sp. ANT_B65 genome has a segment encoding these proteins:
- the dinG gene encoding ATP-dependent DNA helicase DinG, whose product MPLNDDIKQQIQQSYRDVLSGKGVRARYGQRLMIAEIARYMGDITENDGQRTSPAAVCVVEAGTGTGKTLAYLIAAIPVAKALGKTLVISTATVALQDQIVQKDLPDLKAHSKLDFTWTLAKGRGRYLCMSRLESRLHDEGNGDSDTMPLFLLDGPGTEEPGTRAFFEEMLASYGSRKWDGDRDHWPEQIPDDVWRQVTTDHRQCTNRHCSYFDSCAFFDARKDLDDVDIVVANHDLVLADLALGGGAILPEPENALFIFDEGHHLPDKALNHFAASVPLNSTRQWLKQLSQALTKMQPYLAPATPAAKSIDRISTASRDVDLVLARVYEETEQNTGWEFNEERRSAQWRYPEGELPEALAELASESRIATANLVRHLGNLADELQGAFDERKQHEIDRDTAEAWYPVIGAFHSRSEDQLRLWTAWTEQFDGPGKSPPPARWSVRQRWDHGEDITLFSSPVLADNLLYSRLWSRAYGAVLTSATLTALGRFDRLQARAGLPEASRMLVVPSSFRYGEMATVEVPAMDCMPTDDGFADELIKRLPAVWAGETATLVLFTSRRQMHQVRDALAPEYPGLIITQDDMSRGEVLRQHRQQVDDGRPSVLFGVASFAEGIDLPGKYLHHVVITRLPFSVPDNPIEAGLAEWITQRGGNPFMEITVPDASIKLVQAVGRLLRTEEDTGRVTILDRRIVARRYGQLLLDSLPPFRRIIER is encoded by the coding sequence ATGCCATTGAACGACGATATCAAGCAGCAGATCCAGCAGAGTTATCGGGATGTATTATCAGGCAAAGGTGTCCGCGCCCGTTATGGCCAGCGCCTGATGATCGCCGAAATCGCCCGCTACATGGGAGATATCACTGAGAATGACGGCCAGCGAACCTCTCCCGCAGCCGTCTGTGTGGTAGAAGCCGGTACGGGTACCGGTAAGACTCTGGCCTATCTCATCGCAGCCATTCCGGTGGCCAAGGCCCTGGGTAAAACGTTGGTGATCTCCACTGCAACTGTGGCCTTGCAAGACCAGATCGTTCAGAAGGACCTGCCGGATCTGAAGGCGCACAGTAAGCTGGACTTTACCTGGACGCTCGCCAAAGGCCGTGGTCGCTACCTGTGTATGTCCCGCCTGGAGTCACGGTTGCATGACGAGGGTAACGGTGACAGCGATACCATGCCCTTGTTCCTTCTGGACGGCCCCGGTACGGAAGAGCCGGGCACACGGGCATTTTTTGAGGAAATGCTTGCAAGCTACGGCTCCCGGAAGTGGGACGGAGACAGGGATCACTGGCCGGAGCAGATACCTGATGATGTTTGGCGGCAGGTAACAACGGATCACCGTCAGTGTACTAATCGCCACTGCAGCTATTTCGACAGCTGCGCCTTTTTTGATGCGCGCAAGGATCTTGACGATGTGGACATCGTGGTGGCGAACCATGACCTCGTGCTTGCGGACCTTGCTCTGGGGGGCGGAGCGATTCTGCCGGAACCGGAGAATGCACTGTTCATATTCGACGAAGGCCACCATCTGCCGGACAAAGCGCTGAACCATTTTGCTGCGTCTGTGCCGCTGAACTCCACCCGGCAATGGCTTAAGCAGTTGTCCCAGGCTCTCACGAAAATGCAGCCCTATCTGGCGCCCGCTACCCCGGCTGCCAAAAGCATTGATCGTATAAGCACTGCATCCCGGGATGTAGATCTGGTTTTGGCCCGTGTTTACGAAGAAACCGAACAGAATACCGGATGGGAGTTTAATGAAGAGCGACGCTCCGCGCAGTGGCGCTATCCTGAAGGTGAGTTGCCCGAAGCCTTGGCCGAACTGGCATCTGAAAGCCGGATTGCCACAGCGAACCTGGTCCGGCATCTGGGCAACCTGGCGGATGAACTGCAAGGCGCTTTTGATGAGCGAAAACAGCATGAGATAGACCGTGATACGGCAGAAGCCTGGTATCCGGTTATCGGAGCATTTCACAGCCGCTCTGAGGACCAGTTGCGACTATGGACAGCCTGGACGGAGCAGTTTGACGGCCCCGGGAAAAGCCCGCCTCCGGCACGCTGGAGTGTGCGCCAACGCTGGGATCATGGTGAAGACATCACCCTGTTCAGTTCTCCGGTACTGGCAGACAATCTGCTTTATTCAAGGCTATGGTCAAGAGCCTATGGTGCTGTTCTCACCAGTGCGACATTAACGGCCCTGGGCCGCTTTGACCGGCTCCAGGCCAGAGCAGGGCTGCCGGAAGCGAGCCGCATGCTGGTAGTCCCCAGCTCCTTCCGCTACGGCGAGATGGCGACCGTTGAAGTGCCGGCGATGGACTGCATGCCCACCGATGATGGTTTTGCGGACGAACTGATCAAGCGTCTGCCTGCGGTATGGGCCGGAGAAACGGCTACGCTTGTGCTGTTTACTTCCCGTCGCCAGATGCATCAGGTCAGGGATGCGCTGGCGCCTGAGTACCCGGGTTTGATTATTACTCAGGACGATATGTCCCGGGGTGAGGTTTTACGCCAGCACAGGCAGCAGGTTGATGACGGTCGTCCCAGTGTCTTGTTTGGTGTGGCCAGCTTCGCGGAAGGTATCGATCTGCCCGGTAAATATCTGCACCATGTGGTGATTACCCGGCTGCCTTTTTCGGTTCCTGATAACCCTATAGAAGCGGGTCTGGCAGAGTGGATAACCCAGCGCGGGGGTAACCCGTTTATGGAAATCACGGTTCCGGATGCCTCAATCAAGCTGGTACAGGCTGTCGGTCGACTGCTGCGGACTGAAGAAGATACCGGCCGGGTTACAATTCTTGACCGGCGCATTGTTGCCAGGCGTTATGGTCAGTTGCTGCTGGATTCGCTGCCTCCGTTCCGGCGGATTATCGAGAGGTAA
- a CDS encoding general secretion pathway protein GspB yields MSYILDALRKSETERRQGKVPDLGQQVQLIHRPKKRRISPVLWVALALLVNAVVLAVLFWPERISDSGTEPGALETAPEQVPTIAPPPTQIPAASEPPVEVVSQAQPERASEPLAEPVRERPTIITPSLPQKRQAPLYSRDAPGAGAGARVPHLVELPLSFQKSIPDLMFNSHIYATDPYSSRVMINGHYLRQGESFSGITVEEVTEDGVVLSKQGRKFRVGIVRDWVSPR; encoded by the coding sequence ATGTCCTACATTCTTGATGCCCTCAGAAAGTCCGAGACCGAACGTCGTCAGGGGAAGGTTCCGGATCTCGGCCAGCAGGTACAGCTGATTCACCGGCCCAAAAAACGAAGAATTTCTCCGGTGCTTTGGGTGGCATTGGCATTGCTGGTAAATGCTGTGGTGCTGGCAGTTTTGTTCTGGCCGGAACGGATAAGTGATTCTGGTACCGAACCGGGTGCGCTGGAGACAGCGCCGGAACAGGTTCCCACCATTGCCCCGCCGCCCACACAGATTCCAGCTGCCTCCGAACCCCCGGTTGAGGTCGTTTCTCAGGCGCAGCCGGAGCGGGCCAGTGAGCCCTTGGCAGAGCCTGTCCGCGAACGGCCAACCATTATCACTCCATCGTTGCCGCAAAAACGGCAAGCCCCGCTGTATAGCCGGGATGCCCCTGGAGCAGGGGCTGGAGCAAGAGTGCCGCACCTGGTGGAGCTGCCCCTTTCATTTCAAAAGAGTATCCCGGACCTGATGTTTAACAGCCATATTTACGCTACGGACCCTTATTCCAGCCGGGTGATGATTAACGGGCATTACCTGCGCCAGGGTGAATCTTTTTCCGGCATTACAGTCGAAGAGGTTACTGAAGACGGCGTGGTGCTCAGCAAGCAGGGCAGAAAATTTCGGGTGGGCATTGTCCGTGACTGGGTGAGCCCGCGCTGA